The DNA window cccccccccccacccacccaccacttgtggcgggggattaatgaAGTGGGCAATAAgaagtttttctacttttttaacCAAAACAATTGAGTTTCTATACTATAAAATGTGAGCTAATTcttacattaagttttacttactttgaaaTCATTGGTGAAATGATAGGTAGCTGATAGAacagttttattaacaaaattatcatttctcttacacaacaaaatatttttatgtgaaaGTAATCACCTTGCAACATTTTTTACATGAATTGATAAATGACACAGTATTACTTTCATTCATAATCTACACACTGTCAGTGATCACATATTGAATGATCACATATTCAATGATCTCTGTAGATCACAACTAGATTTTGCTTAGCATATGATAGTGTAACAGTCTAGTTCTTTATCACAAAGCTTTTTGTAACAGATCACaagttgtgttgttttttttatcccaaGTCTGTTTCGGAGTTTTGtctaaataatacaaaaatttgaAGACACACTTTCAATTAACCCAGATGCTGGCATATCTAGATGTTTTTTTTTGGCAAGACAAAGTGGTCTAAGGCTGATCTAAAACCAACAATGGTCACACTACAACGTTTTAGTGTATGCGTTTTCAGTCTCTCATTTTTGGCACTAATAAGAGTGCCACAGTCTTTACCTTTTTATAATCAATCTCTTGGCACTAATAAGAGTGCCACAGTCTTTACCTTTTTATAATCAATCtcagtaacattaaaacaattccTCAAAGGGTCCTTAGGTTTCATGGTTATATATTAGAAATGACAATGTGAGCTAAATTGGAAACTGCCAATGGCCAGATTTAACTTGTTCAGATTTCTAACTTTAATAATCCCTTGATCTTGCTCAATAATTGCTAAATCATGATCATAATAATGTCTATTCAATAGATTTTTATAGGTATTCTAACATTAGGCATGAGGGTGTCATTGTTATCACTATATGGGTTGTAAGTCAACTAAAGTGTTGAAATATGTCTTGAAGtatgaactgaaatattatactaCCCAGTATTGCCCAGTAAAACGCGGGCTTACACAGTATTACCCACTGGGCTGGGCAATATgcttaaaacccgggtttttgccAACCCTGTCTGCATACCAAATTTGGAGTCAAAACTTTGCAATGTTATCtaattatgctctggacatgaaatatcatggacagttttcacattttagctcattttgtgaccttgacatttgacccacAGAGCTGCTGTCTCATGGCCATcttcctatatgccaagtttaaagtcaatacctttaatttTTACAAAGGTAGGCTCCAGTCAAATTATTATGGACAGACAGAAAGATGCAAACACAATCAGATCAAACAGGCATATAACAAGATTTTCATAAAGTCTCAACCAAATTTGCATGCACTGAATTTAACATTAAAGCACTTAATTGAACATGCTCAAATAAGcaataagaaaacaaacaagagACACATACTGAGATTATTTAGAAAGTTCCTGCACTTGGGCTTACTTTAAATGAAACCAGTTTAAAAGCAGTTAGGAAATACATAAAGCAAATGCTGTTTCATTGTTGTTACTGTTTTCTTAATAATCTCAGTACAAGCCTATAAACTGTTAATTTCAAACATGTATTTAGTATATTTATCCTTACCTGTACTTTATTCTCAATTATTGAAGTTTTCTCACTGGAAAATAACAACTGTGTGGCCTTCGTTGTTCTACAACGGTCCTGGTGTCCAGCTCCATCAGTTTCTATAATTAATATTTGCTTTTTTATCACAATTATTGTTTGGAAAAATGTACCAGTATGTGCATTCAATAGCATATTTAACACAAAAACACATAATTTTTAAATACCTATCTAAAataagttatatataatataagtatGCATTATTTTATATCACAATTCTGGTTTAAAAAGCcaaactgtacatgtatatgacataTCTTAATTATTTTTAGTATGTGCATTCATTACATTCAACAGAATTGTtaacagaaaatttaaatatctaaatacCCTATCAGTATGTAAAACATCATCAATATGGAGCAATCTTAACATATGATAAATCAATGTTATCAAATGTTATTACCCTTATAAAAATATGAAGACTAAAGCAAAatagtttaacccttatcatgctggacatgactgatttgatctgcctttgcgaccagtgtagatcatgatcagcccgcacatccgtgcagtctgattatgatctgtgctgttcaccattcagtcagtatatttttgataatcaccccttttaacagttaatggtactgtccaaatcaaaagatggacaagttcactataaaaatttagcagggtaagggtgaatattaaattgaaaaataccaaaTGAATGTAAATAACACACCTGTACAGACAAGAGGGATAACAGAAGGCTTAACATCACAAGGCAGGATACATGGACAATCTTCAATCAGTTGAAGTGTGTTACTTCTCTTGAAAgtctaataaaaaaagaaagaaagtaatGAAGAACATTTTATCATCTAAACAGCTTGTACATATTCATTAACATCCAATAAGATGGtgaattcaaaatcatttcatactaatataaaatggtttttaaatgttacagttcattcatatatttacacatgaaattcaaatatgtatttaagTAATGTCATAATTAAactacagtcgaaactcggtatctcaaactcgcttacctcgaaattccgcttaaatcaaagaaattttcaagtcccgtcaaatttccttctttatatatgtaattcaacttcaGTTACGTCAAATTTTGAGTTACCGAAACTCCGGATGTGTtaaaagggattttcagtcccgtcaataaaattcaagtgcattttaaactcggtaagtcgaagtgagaaaaatatgcgataaaatttcacacatgtcattgtgaatgtgacaagtttccacttttctctattttaataaaatctggaaagtagacccctcggaagcaccgaaaacaatgcaaacagtgaaaattgcagactcggtttgattgagtctgttcatgagcagtaatggaaaatgcaacactgcccacgcaccCTAGCACTTAACACATGTCAATGTTTATTACCTATCCAGAAAGATTATCCAACTgaaatgatgtcatacttgttcgcacgtgccataatgataattgtttgatgtaaacattagacTTCTTTAATTAgcagtcatttgtttttgagacgttatgcttttaatttaaacattaacTTCTTGAGGGAAAacatcattcgttcaaaatgtcaaatGGAAAGGTGTCAATCCTCCGGCAGAGAAACATGATACGAAAAGGAAACTTGACTCAAAAAaatttgaggttagtatcatttttattcttcgaaaaactgaTAAAAACTTTGATAtacacaaactgtacggaatcgtgtaCACGTAAAGTGCCGACAGCGTATAGACGGCATCAAGGAAACAGtttctattttttatcaaatctttTCGTAATGTGTACTCATTTCTAATCATATAtgtccctcctcataactcgaatttcggttatctcgaaataaaaagcacagtcccttgaaattcgagataccgagtttcgactgtatatttatagatatagATCTACTTGCGCAAGAGGTAGAGCCCTAGTGGAGTTCAGAGGCATGTCATACCAGTATTGTGAGATCTTTTGCAAGTAAATGGGAAAATGTTCATCACAGATGATGCCATATTAATTTAATATGTTCGACAAATTTAACAGCATAAATATTTCATACAATCATCGttcaaatttgtattttcatCTTACGTTTAAAATGTGCCTATGAAAGAAATAAGCTATGCTGGCTTTTAAAAATAGTACAACTTTAAAATGCTTACCTGCTTACTTTGCATCTCAGAACTATTTAATTTGATTCTATGCATCATGCTAGGGGAAAACACTTTTTTCACTCCCTTTGACGGTGACTCAGCAAGTCTTTTCACAACAACCTCTCTGTTTGACGACGATTGCAAAAAAGAatcaaatattgtttgttttgttttctgcaattccttttctgttttttttaacactttctaCTTTCCTGTAGCATTTAATACATATGCCTGTTTCAGTTGGAACAAAATCACGGACACCAAGTATAACTTTTAAGTCTTCAATTTTCTCCACTGTCAACTTCAGTTTTCTGTTCAAGTAAGTTGTATTTTTGAATGTTTAACCTGAagatgttatttcaatgttacaaaatgaaaaactGCATAATGCACATTTATCTGTCACAATGTGTTGTTTCCTAGGCGTGGACTGCGCCATTTCTGTCTTCTTCAaaatgtaaagtgcctttgaaacAGTTTATGatggaaagggcgctatataaatctgccAGAAGAATAAAAATAACTCTTGTTGATATATTACCATGaaatcacgagggcgcagccatGATGTTGTCGTCTTAAGAATTATAATCCCGTGAAAATCATATGGAATTCCCAAGGCTAAATATAGCTTTGCGGGAAGTTTacctctgattggctagcgaaagggtagtcagaacgaggccatcaatagctcgttttcagatcctatgcgtagcgtaataggatatgtacttttagtcagattgtctgggtccctaaataaaaatagctaggtTATATTCCTAGTATTCAGTTACATGACTATACAATGACCAGGTATCTTATGAAAGACTAATCCAATGAAATAAAAGCATTTCAGAgggaaaattttgacctagggtcaATGCACATGAATGCAAACAAAacacaactagaaaatgcttttgtaaaaaagcgcatgtctcccccaatgcaaagtcctataggaaagaagtcaataggggtcaggagcaaaagtcaaagagacactgatggttggttgcaatagggatcatctacttggcatgtccaatcatcccgctaaatttcaacactcttggcctagtggttctcaagtcactgttcaggcttctgtgaccttgacctttgatcaagtgatctcaaaataaataggggtcatctactctgcatgtccaatcatcctattaagtttcaacattgtaggtcaagtggttctcaagttatttccaaaaaatgattttacatgaacaggccactgtggccttgacctttaatagactgaccctaaattcaataggggtcatctactctgcatgttcaatcatcctatgaagtttcaacattctgggtcaagtggttctcaagttattgatcggaactaggcccctatgaccttgacctttaacggagtgaccccaaaaacaataggggtcatttgctctgcatgaacaatcatcatatgaagtttcaacattctgagtcgagaggttctcaagttattgattagaaatggttttccatgttcaggcccctgtggccttgatctttaacagagtgaccctaaaatcattaggggccatctactctgtatgaccaatcatcctatgaaatttcatcattctgtgtcaagtggttctcaagttactgaccggaaacggttttcaatgttcaggcccctgtgaccttgacctttcacagagtgaccccaaaatcgttaggggtcatctactctgcatgaccaatcatcctattaagtttcaacattctgggtcaagtggttctcaagttactgaccggaaatggttttcaatgttcaggcccctgtgaccttgacctttaatggagtgaccccaaaatcgataggggtcatctactttgcatgtacaatcatcctatgaagttaaacattctgggtcaagtggttctctagttactgatcggaaatggttttccatgttcaggcccctgtgaccttgacctttgacagagtgaccccaaaatcaataggggtcatctacacttcatgaccaatcatcctatgaagtttcaacattctgggtcaagtggttctcaagttactgaccggaaatggttttctatgttcgggcccctgtgaccttgacctttaatggagtgaccccaaaatcgataggggtcatctactttgtctgtgcaatcatcctatgaagtttcaacattctgggtcaagtggttctctagttattgatcggaaatggttttccatgttcaggcccctgtgaccttgacctttgatggagtgaccccaaaatcaataggggtcatctactcttgatgaccaatcatcctatgaagtttcaatattctgggtcaagtggttctctagttattgatcaaaaatggttttcaatgttcgggcccctgtgaccttgacctttgacggagtgaccccaaaaacaataggggtcgtctactccagcagcccttcaaccctatgaagtttgaaggttctaggtcaaatggttctccagttattgctcggaaatgaagtgtgacgtacgtacggacggacggacagacggatggacagggcaaaaacaatatgtctcctgggggagacataataaaactaacgaagggagataactcttgattttaaaatatttctatccAAACCCTTAAAATCAGGACTGTCACATATACATCCATGTTTACAgggattttttttaccttttcaaAACTGGGGCCCTGGGCCCATTCAGTTGGGAAAAATGGCAcataaaacctgaaaattgggaaattcaaaaaataagttttaccatcatacaacctttatttcagcattgttaTTGTTGGATGTCATATTGCAAgtcttttgttttatcttttttgtcttttgaaagtttctactaaattttctggtattTCTTCAGTGAGAAACTCACAGACACTCAACGTTCAGTAAAActttgggaaatttaaacctgagaattgggaaaataagctcATTTTTGCAATTgggatggggcccatattcggccccaaaatcagccttaaaaaTCCCTGGTTTATGTGTATTTAACTATTCTAAAGCTGAAAATATTATCATCATATGGGAAGTTGTTtatgagaaaccagcttacatgcaTTAATCTTTAATAAAGTTTTCTAAATTAAAAGAGGCACAATTTCGACAAGACTGAAGCTAGAGTTACACAACTTGCCCTGTGAGGTTATCTGATGACAGCAAAGTAATTTATGAAGGCCTAGTAGTTTTTGAGACACAGGCAAAACTGTTACCAAAATCTCTAGTTTAAAAAAGAGgcacaattctgacaaaataaaagctagagagCTCTATGTGACCTGTCTGTGAGATCAACTAATGATGAAGAAGACATGTGTGACTGACCTTTGAAAGCATTTCATAAAGTACTGCTTGAGAAACCTGCTGATATGTAAAACTCCTGGCACATTATTAAACATGActgattaatttttaaattgtagaaGTTCCAGCTAAAATCTAATTTAGTTCATCAAGCTATATAAGCATATTTTCAGTTCATTGTGGTGTGTACTGTTACTGCTTTCTTGTTAACATCAAAATGTAAGGAACTTAAAAGGGACAAAACTATTTTTTTAgtatgactttcaagcttttaatgGTGACAGAAGACCCCAGGTATTACTTCAGGCAAGATAGAGCAGGCACTTGTTTTAACAACCAACACTACGTAAATTAGCTGGATAACTTTCCTGCATGAAAGAATGCTATACCCCTAGTGTGGGTTTCAAATGCACAGCAACAAATGGCAACTGATACCACATCAGTTgtgaaaagtcaaaatattttcaagcaaATAAAAGGTGTACTCTATATGGACAAACAGTAGTGTGCTATCTGGTATGACATATTATATGATGAATTCTGAGAAGTAAAAGTGAATATGTATAGCATGTAGAAGTCTTAAATATGCCCTACAGGTCttagaaaagacaaaaataacttaCTTTGTTTCACAATTTAAAACTCTTTACTTGCAGACCTCTAAAAACCTGTGTTGACTGCAGTTTCATATCTGAAAAAGTAAAGCTAATGTTCAAACTTATCCTGGTTTATTAAAGCTAGCTATGACAAAATGTAACATTAGTAATATGGTCTGTCAACAATAAAATCTGCTTTAatatgaagaattattaaattatttataatgtgcAATACATTTATTACTATCACTCTAAGATAAgaaggaatatatatatttgctacTATAATTCAGACAAAGACATATATCTTTagaatgaaggaattttataattacttaattttgaacattttatgaacttaaatgacattttcatgGTTCTATATGACTGTATAATTCAAGAGGAAGAAAAAACAACTCAGTGGCTTTTTTTGTCACATACCAACAAGAATACCTGACTAAAATTGGACTGGGAAACTAGAAGTCTGCTTTACGCCATGCTGCTATCTGCAGTTGACCGAGATTCCAGGACTTCAACTCTGTTCAACATTGTCCACtatctgttacaaaaaaaaatgtcactgtttagaactttatttataatacaatattaaGAAAACAGAAAGAGTTGGTTTAAATTAATGCGACAAACTACCTTTGAAGGGTTATAATGACTTTGGTTATAATTTGGCAGCCAATCTTTTTTATcatgaacataaaaaaaatatcaatttcttgctATTTcctattttttataattgttatctCAATAATTACTCatatatttgtcataggtttAAATATCTGCTTAACAGTTTAAAAGGTATTATGGATTCCATTCCttttattacctctctttatgACTTTGACAGTTGACATGCAAAATCTCAGTTTGTGCATAAGCCCATGTATGCAGCACTCTGTCCCAAAAGTTTGCCTtgagcagtgttttttttttcaggtctgGTTACTGCACTGAGCAGTATTGTTGTCTGTAATTTCTTCTGGTATTCTGCaacataaatagttttaaagacATTATAATAAACTGTGATACCAAGCTTGTGTGATAAGAATGTTTCATTTGTAACTTACATTGCATGACATATGTAATATCACAAATATGTCAAATCAAGATTTCAAGCCAGATACAAAACCCCTAGAGGACTCTCGACTAGGCATTGGGTTACCTGATGACTATCATGCAGGCTAGGTGGCGTTCAGTTTATTTATTGGAGGGCAAGAGAATTCCTTGACTTTATTATCCATAGACATATGTTCaatacagacaggtcatattagttgtgtagcggttctcgtatcgggtggcctcggtagctcaattggtagagcattggcacggtaagccg is part of the Mercenaria mercenaria strain notata unplaced genomic scaffold, MADL_Memer_1 contig_1864, whole genome shotgun sequence genome and encodes:
- the LOC128551958 gene encoding uncharacterized protein LOC128551958 — translated: MMHRIKLNSSEMQSKQTFKRSNTLQLIEDCPCILPCDVKPSVIPLVCTETDGAGHQDRCRTTKATQLLFSSEKTSIIENKVQLTYNPYSDNNDTLMPNVRIPIKIY